Proteins encoded in a region of the Sugiyamaella lignohabitans strain CBS 10342 chromosome B, complete sequence genome:
- the RTT107 gene encoding Rtt107p (Protein implicated in Mms22-dependent DNA repair during S phase; involved in recruiting the SMC5/6 complex to double-strand breaks; DNA damage induces phosphorylation by Mec1p at one or more SQ/TQ motifs; interacts with Mms22p and Slx4p; has four BRCT domains; has a role in regulation of Ty1 transposition; relative distribution to nuclear foci increases upon DNA replication stress; GO_component: GO:0035361 - Cul8-RING ubiquitin ligase complex [Evidence IDA] [PMID 20139071]; GO_component: GO:0005634 - nucleus [Evidence IEA,IEA]; GO_component: GO:0005634 - nucleus [Evidence IDA] [PMID 14562095]; GO_component: GO:0005634 - nucleus [Evidence IDA] [PMID 22842922]; GO_function: GO:0003674 - molecular_function [Evidence ND]; GO_process: GO:0006281 - DNA repair [Evidence IEA]; GO_process: GO:0006974 - cellular response to DNA damage stimulus [Evidence IEA]; GO_process: GO:0006302 - double-strand break repair [Evidence IMP] [PMID 14988729]; GO_process: GO:0010526 - negative regulation of transposition, RNA-mediated [Evidence IMP] [PMID 11779788]), translated as MGPVEKSGSNVANNVSKILAASEINAETGDDASRIPEEVMSNVGNRQSPPPGQKPANSLIYHSLHPEQIFSNYQGFYLVPSSTFDAASREDIQDLIVKNGSVVISGDNDNTPPPDSLTSGITVIADNIDFPEYETLCDQLVSVITPQWVRDSVAQGKPLPYRPYSPDPHLFFSGIMVCAAGLSQGDREAIYAGVTAYGGLYDNRLTKFTTHIITTNINEEKCQRVLQMDLPHKLKIVLPHWIDDCLKLGRRVDESLYLFPNPSVLAASGDDVDSLPKPSPSSDPSIGPFFKSDLTVAKSSNIFAGKRFYIAEDFGLSASILTMIHEMIANCEGTIVTTVQEANVYVGKYRYGEAYIQASRRSSCTVGNLDWVYWMVSHHKWNSPLRMLLHYPLGRDGVPGMKNCLISLTNFTGPARRFIERLIVASGASYSSSLKMECTHLITARPSGRKYEAAREWNIHVVNHLWLEESYSLWEMQSVAILRYIHFPPLLDLTSLVGQTRLKMKHIRKFFAPQHELEPVMRTPRAASEKAKQAVHESMAKETEYLEKLKSKRKHLPPLAEEIESQPKKKRVVGADESKESGGEHEKGSDQNESKNGDKHSPNQTKHTINDIEQVAREQNVVPTSSPATRNIAPDSPVQEPTVVQSNGSRNAEVSTPPSRLNVILTSVADQDQPSTAKTEEVSIFQVTDPLKADYIISPRVVRTEKFLSALATAKAVLKPDYLSACISTKSLLWPIPTKYILGNKDLQAALVRSAKLREKNKGLFEGYSFNVTPDINGGVDTFNRVVMAHGASSSRVISSSKIRNFNQSVNDRAILITAEKNEKIAKGFKEMVGSDVKPYVFTSDWVYQSILNMSIDFKKSTYAL; from the coding sequence ATGGGCCCTGTAGAAAAAAGCGGATCCAATGTCGCAAATAATGTTTCCAAAATCCTCGCAGCTTCTGAAATAAATGCTGAAACGGGCGATGATGCCTCGAGAATTCCGGAAGAGGTGATGTCTAATGTAGGCAATAGACAATCGCCTCCGCCTGGTCAGAAACCAGCGAACTCACTCATCTACCACTCGCTACATCCAGAGCAAATATTTTCCAATTATCAAGGATTTTACTTGGTTCCATCCTCGACATTCGATGCTGCAAGTCGAGAAGATATTCAGGATTTAATAGTGAAGAATGGTAGTGTAGTTATTTCTGGGGATAACGACAACACCCCTCCACCTGACTCTCTAACAAGCGGCATTACTGTCATTGCTGACAATATCGATTTTCCCGAATATGAGACGCTTTGTGACCAGCTGGTTTCCGTAATTACTCCACAATGGGTTCGTGATTCAGTAGCGCAAGGAAAACCGCTTCCATATCGCCCATACTCGCCGGATCCTCATCTGTTTTTCTCGGGCATCATGGTTTGTGCAGCTGGACTTTCACAGGGAGATCGTGAAGCTATCTATGCCGGTGTCACAGCATATGGTGGGCTATATGATAATCGTCTCACGAAATTCACAACTCATATTATAACTACAAATATCAACGAAGAAAAGTGCCAAAGGGTATTACAAATGGATCTACCTCacaaattaaaaatagTTTTGCCTCATTGGATAGACGATTGCTTGAAACTGGGCAGAAGAGTTGATGAATCattgtatttatttccCAACCCCTCTGTATTAGCCGCTTCGGGGGACGATGTTGACAGTCTACCAAAACCATCTCCTTCTAGTGATCCCTCAATTGGACCATTTTTCAAGTCTGACTTAACTGTGGCCAAGTCATCTAACATATTTGCTGGGAAACGTTTTTATATCGCTGAAGATTTTGGATTATCTGCATCTATTCTAACAATGATCCACGAAATGATTGCGAACTGCGAAGGTACAATAGTTACAACGGTACAAGAGGCTAATGTCTATGTTGGAAAATACAGATATGGGGAGGCTTATATCCAGGCGTCTCGCAGATCTAGTTGTACAGTTGGAAATTTAGATTGGGTATACTGGATGGTATCGCACCACAAATGGAACTCTCCTCTAAGGATGCTACTCCACTATCCTCTAGGAAGAGATGGCGTTCCAGGTATGAAGAACTGCTTAATTTCTTTAACCAATTTCACAGGACCTGCTCGTCGATTTATAGAGAGGCTAATTGTTGCATCTGGGGCCAGTTACTCCAGCTCGTTAAAAATGGAATGTACACATTTAATCACCGCCAGACCGTCAGGGCGCAAGTATGAAGCTGCTCGTGAGTGGAATATTCACGTTGTTAATCACTTGTGGCTAGAAGAATCTTACTCACTCTGGGAAATGCAATCGGTGGCAATACTCAGATATATTCACTTCCCTCCACTTCTGGATCTAACCTCTTTGGTTGGTCAGACCCGATTAAAAATGAAACATATACGAAAGTTTTTTGCACCACAGCATGAGCTTGAGCCCGTAATGAGAACACCACGGGCCGCGAGTGAAAAGGCTAAGCAAGCAGTTCATGAGTCAATGGCAAAAGAGACTGAATATTTAGAGAAATTAAAGTCGAAGAGGAAGCATTTACCGCCCTTGGCAGAAGAGATTGAGAGCCAGCCTAAGAAAAAGAGGGTGGTGGGGGCTGATGAAAGCAAGGAGAGTGGAGGAGAGCACGAGAAAGGGAGTGACCAAAATGAAAGCAAAAATGGTGATAAACATtcaccaaaccaaaccaagcATACTATTAACGACATCGAGCAAGTAGCCCGAGAACAAAATGTGGTTCCCACCTCTTCTCCAGCAACTCGTAATATCGCACCTGATAGTCCTGTACAAGAACCAACAGTAGTACAATCGAACGGTTCTAGAAATGCTGAAGTTTCGACACCCCCATCAAGATTGAATGTTATTCTCACGTCTGTTGCGGACCAGGACCAACCCAGCACAGCCaaaacagaagaagtatCTATTTTCCAAGTAACAGACCCTCTTAAAGCTGACTACATCATATCGCCAAGAGTAGTACGAACAGAGAAGTTCCTATCTGCATTGGCCACTGCCAAGGCAGTTTTAAAACCCGACTATCTTTCCGCCTgtatatcaacaaaatctcTTTTGTGGCCAATTCCAACTAAATATATCCTTGGTAATAAGGATCTGCAAGCAGCACTTGTGAGGTCTGCTAAATTAAGAGAGAAGAACAAGGGCCTGTTTGAAGGATATTCTTTCAATGTCACTCCGGATATCAATGGTGGGGTAGATACGTTCAACCGGGTCGTGATGGCACATGGGGCCTCCAGCTCTCGTGTCATCAGCTCGTCCAAGATTCGCAATTTTAACCAGTCCGTGAACGACAGAGCCATTTTGATAACGGCGGAGAAAAATGAGAAAATAGCGAAGGGATTCAAAGAAATGGTAGGAAGCGACGTGAAGCCTTATGTATTTACCTCTGACTGGGTCTACCAGTCTATCCTCAATATGTcgattgatttcaagaaaaGTACCTATGCATTGTAG
- the YPS3 gene encoding Yps3p (Aspartic protease; member of the yapsin family of proteases involved in cell wall growth and maintenance; attached to the plasma membrane via a glycosylphosphatidylinositol (GPI) anchor; GO_component: GO:0031225 - anchored component of membrane [Evidence IEA]; GO_component: GO:0046658 - anchored component of plasma membrane [Evidence IDA,IPI] [PMID 11016834]; GO_component: GO:0016020 - membrane [Evidence IEA]; GO_component: GO:0005886 - plasma membrane [Evidence IEA,IEA]; GO_function: GO:0004190 - aspartic-type endopeptidase activity [Evidence IEA,IEA]; GO_function: GO:0004190 - aspartic-type endopeptidase activity [Evidence IDA,ISS] [PMID 10191273]; GO_function: GO:0016787 - hydrolase activity [Evidence IEA]; GO_function: GO:0008233 - peptidase activity [Evidence IEA]; GO_process: GO:0031505 - fungal-type cell wall organization [Evidence IGI] [PMID 16087741]; GO_process: GO:0006508 - proteolysis [Evidence IEA,IEA]): protein MKPSLRSLTVATALATTAVSSPVNDEIASPGAVKFDFHGLMHVARTRSEKLASDFSTSVGEIFDDIFDGPDDKVKAASRAGSDFLQDNTSVGPEVSAVPSAAPANIVNSNVSLTTGYNFYLTNITVGSPPQDIEVGLDTGSPYLWVFGPETSYNNAPRFFPNQSTTFHSSNQSFTGLYGAGGVFGTWGQDNIGIKGAEVNQFPFGVINQYDLASGVPGLLGVGPNSNLTNETYANLPEALYRQGVTKSPAFSVFLDSGSSDGSVIFGGVDKAKFQEPVYVYDIAKTGSEPTYYYQLALSSLALNNGSSYDVFGPAVLDTGSPFSQLPPGFVNQVGQGLGFTYYDKYQCWYKAANYTGPIPDESITMTFGQFNVEIPIEDLIIPGEYMWAQDGPAGAENVQALGLMGTRSYLIGDHLFKHAYVTFNSLAGKIYLAQAVPSSSSDIVDLVGSDFPGAVAGVNNGSSTDPYQSFTYTTLTPIATPTASTGNSNSIITNSISTMVTSAPLFYSAT from the coding sequence ATGAAGCCTTCTTTGAGATCTCTAACTGTGGCTACCGCACTAGCCACCACTGCTGTTAGTTCACCTGTAAATGATGAAATTGCCAGTCCTGGTGCTGTTAAGTTTGATTTCCACGGGTTAATGCATGTTGCCCGAACCCGGTCCGAAAAACTTGCAAGTGACTTCTCAACATCAGTTGGTGAGATATTCGATGATATATTTGATGGACCTGATGATAAAGTGAAGGCAGCCAGTCGTGCTGGTTCAGACTTTCTTCAAGACAATACTTCCGTCGGTCCCGAAGTCAGTGCTGTTCCGTCTGCAGCTCCTGCTAACATTGTAAATAGTAATGTTAGTCTTACGACCGGTTATAATTTCTACTTGACAAACATTACTGTCGGGTCTCCCCCACAAGATATTGAAGTGGGTCTTGATACTGGCTCTCCCTATCTTTGGGTATTTGGTCCTGAAACCTCGTACAACAATGCCCCCAGGTTTTTCCCTAATCAATCGACCACTTTCCATAGTTCAAACCAAAGTTTCACAGGACTTTatggagctggtggtgtaTTTGGCACTTGGGGCCAAGACAACATTGGTATCAAGGGCGCGGAAGTCAATCAATTTCCATTCGGCGTAATTAATCAGTATGACTTGGCTTCGGGAGTTCCTGGTTTACTAGGAGTTGGCCCGAACTCAAATCTTACAAACGAGACTTATGCAAACCTACCAGAGGCCCTGTATAGACAGGGAGTTACAAAATCTCCAGCATTTTCTGTCTTTTTGGACTCTGGATCTAGTGATGGTTCTGTGATTTTTGGAGGCGTTGACAAGGCCAAATTTCAAGAACCAGTTTATGTTTATGACATTGCTAAAACAGGCTCTGAGCCTACCTACTATTATCAATTAGCACTGAGTAGCCTTGCCTTGAATAATGGTAGCTCTTACGATGTATTTGGCCCCGCTGTGCTGGACACCGGATCGCCATTTAGTCAACTGCCCCCTGGTTTCGTCAATCAAGTTGGTCAAGGCCTCGGATTTACATATTATGACAAGTACCAATGTTGGTACAAAGCTGCCAATTACACTGGACCGATACCCGATGAATCCATCACTATGACTTTTGGTCAGTTTAATGTAGAAATTCCCATTGAGGATCTCATTATTCCAGGCGAATATATGTGGGCACAAGACGGCCCAGCTGGTGCCGAAAACGTCCAAGCACTGGGTCTCATGGGTACTCGAAGTTATCTTATTGGTGACCATCTTTTCAAACACGCATATGTTACGTTTAATTCGCTAGCTGGTAAAATATACCTTGCTCAGGCTGTACCCAGCTCTTCATCAGATATTGTAGATCTGGTAGGATCAGACTTTCCTGGTGCTGTGGCAGGAGTTAACAACGGCAGTTCTACTGATCCTTACCAGTCATTTACTTATACAACATTGACGCCAATTGCTACACCAACCGCTTCAACTGGCAACAGCAACTCTATTATTACCAACTCTATCAGCACCATGGTCACCAGTGCTCCTCTCTTCTATTCTGCCACTTAA
- the RPG1 gene encoding Rpg1p (eIF3a subunit of the eukaryotic translation initiation factor 3 (eIF3); subunit of the core complex of eIF3; essential for translation; part of a Prt1p-Rpg1p-Nip1p subcomplex that stimulates binding of mRNA and tRNA(i)Met to ribosomes; involved in translation reinitiation; GO_component: GO:0005737 - cytoplasm [Evidence IEA,IEA,IEA]; GO_component: GO:0005737 - cytoplasm [Evidence IDA] [PMID 11914276]; GO_component: GO:0005737 - cytoplasm [Evidence IDA] [PMID 22842922]; GO_component: GO:0010494 - cytoplasmic stress granule [Evidence IDA] [PMID 19470581]; GO_component: GO:0016282 - eukaryotic 43S preinitiation complex [Evidence IEA]; GO_component: GO:0033290 - eukaryotic 48S preinitiation complex [Evidence IEA]; GO_component: GO:0005852 - eukaryotic translation initiation factor 3 complex [Evidence IEA,IEA]; GO_component: GO:0005852 - eukaryotic translation initiation factor 3 complex [Evidence IPI] [PMID 9660829]; GO_component: GO:0005852 - eukaryotic translation initiation factor 3 complex [Evidence IDA,IPI] [PMID 9671501]; GO_component: GO:0000131 - incipient cellular bud site [Evidence IDA] [PMID 11302750]; GO_component: GO:0043614 - multi-eIF complex [Evidence IDA] [PMID 15838098]; GO_function: GO:0003729 - mRNA binding [Evidence IDA] [PMID 23222640]; GO_function: GO:0003743 - translation initiation factor activity [Evidence IEA,IEA]; GO_function: GO:0003743 - translation initiation factor activity [Evidence IDA] [PMID 9671501]; GO_process: GO:0001731 - formation of translation preinitiation complex [Evidence IEA]; GO_process: GO:0006446 - regulation of translational initiation [Evidence IEA]; GO_process: GO:0006412 - translation [Evidence IEA]; GO_process: GO:0002188 - translation reinitiation [Evidence IMP] [PMID 20679478]; GO_process: GO:0006413 - translational initiation [Evidence IEA,IEA]; GO_process: GO:0006413 - translational initiation [Evidence IDA] [PMID 9671501]) → MAPFARPENVLKRAEELIHVDQSAAALDLLYETISSKRSRNVSIDFLEPIILRFAELSVELRKGKIIKDGLHQYKKIIQLTSIGSIEIVVKRFLELAEAKVTDAQVEADKIDADDDLEAEDSPEDILLSTVSSEQTKDRTDRELVTPWLKFLWEAYRSVLDVLRNNSKLEVLYQQVVHQAFSFCLKYTRKTEFRRLCELLRSHLQSASGQYKNAGALNPIDLSDADTLQRYLDTRFEQLNIAVKLELWQEAFRSVEDVHTLLTVSKRPAKVSTMASYYENLARIFSVSGNNLYHAAAWSRFYSLVLQARSVPESELVRIASLLLVSVLAIPPRGAASATGNSYEIDDQKHRNTRLSGLLNLTKTPTRESLLASALSKNVLAHVRPEIRDLYKILEVDFHPLSIKKRLGPVVDKIGSDPNYQPYIKPLYQVILTRLFQQLSQVYKTVKLDFVISLASFPAPFNASRIEIERFIVMGCHKGEFGIILDHESSSITFRDDVNLKSAPSSNYSGASALQPTPAEIIRSRLSNLAKSLFSTVSVVDPMYIDYKLVSRQAAIERALAGLEEDNVQALARKDKIETRQKNAELEQIRREEEEAKNRALQIQQEQAAEQQRLADEQRKRELERIKREQDSIKEEEKRKIAEEINSKGIIKIDVNNLEDLDTNKLRSMQVEQLAKENKDLNERLRIIGRRMDHLERAYRLEEIEFWEKDAELQEQADIKAYEARKKGILIKSKQQYEEAVNLKARLERIVPDYEAFRAAVESKRRDQFEAKRARNQKLLEEEKKARIAKVRADREREQKRREAEERERAEQAARDAEREAEEKLRREEEEKKKAHIYRPGRLSAASGAASTNSGESASPAPAAAATTGKYVPGALRAASGSASIPASASAASAPASAGAAGSAASAPSAGRYVPGALRRSAGDGSAPATASRPPPASATSPASESTSSSTPAPRKYVPGAFSRKA, encoded by the coding sequence ATGGCACCATTTGCGCGTCCTGAAAACGTGCTTAAAAGGGCAGAAGAACTGATCCACGTTGATCAgtcagctgctgctcttgactTGCTCTATGAAACTATTTCTTCcaagagaagcagaaacGTTTCCATTGATTTTCTGGAGCCTATTATTCTTAGATTCGCAGAGCTTTCCGTTGAATTGAGAAAGGGTAAAATCATCAAGGATGGTCTTCACCAATACAAGAAAATCATCCAACTTACTTCCATTGGATCTATTGAGATTGTTGTGAAGAGATTTTTGGAACTTGCTGAGGCTAAGGTCACCGACGCTCAAGTTGAGGCCGACAAGATTGAcgctgatgatgatttggaGGCTGAAGACTCACCAGAAGATATTCTCCTCTCTACAGTTTCTAGTGAACAGACCAAGGACCGTACTGATCGTGAATTGGTAACTCCATGGTTGAAGTTCTTGTGGGAAGCTTATAGAAGTGTTCTGGATGTCCTTCGTAATAATTCGAAGTTGGAAGTTTTGTATCAGCAGGTTGTTCATCAAGCTTTTAGCTTCTGTCTTAAATACACCCGTAAGACCGAGTTCCGTAGACTCTGCGAGTTGCTTAGAAGCCACCTTCAATCTGCTTCTGGTCAATACAAGAACGCGGGTGCTTTGAACCCCATCGACCTCAGCGACGCTGACACTTTACAAAGATATTTGGACACTCGTTTCGAGCAACTCAATATCGCTGTAAAGCTCGAGCTATGGCAAGAGGCCTTTAGATCTGTCGAAGATGTCCACACCTTGTTGACAGTTTCCAAGAGACCCGCCAAGGTTTCCACTATGGCTAGTTACTACGAGAACCTTGCTCGTATTTTCTCTGTTAGCGGAAACAACCTCTAccatgctgctgcttggAGTAGATTCTACAGCTTGGTCCTTCAGGCCCGTAGTGTGCCCGAGAGTGAGTTGGTCCGTATCGCCTCTTTGCTGTTAGTCTCAGTCCTTGCTATCCCTCCTCGCGGAGCTGCATCTGCTACTGGCAATTCATACGAAATCGATGACCAAAAGCATCGCAACACCCGTTTGTCTGGTTTACTCAACTTGACCAAGACTCCTACTAGAGAGTCCTTGTTAGCTTCTGCTTTGTCAAAGAATGTTTTGGCTCACGTTCGTCCTGAAATCCGTGACTTGTACAAGATCCTTGAAGTTGACTTCCATCCTCTTAGTATCAAAAAGCGTCTTGGTCCCGTTGTTGACAAGATTGGTTCTGACCCCAACTATCAGCCCTATATCAAGCCTCTTTATCAAGTTATCTTGACCCGCTTGTTTCAACAATTGTCTCAAGTCTACAAAACTGTCAAGCTTGACTTTGTTATCAGTTTGGCTAGTTTCCCAGCTCCTTTCAACGCCAGTCGCATTGAAATCGAGCGCTTTATTGTTATGGGTTGCCACAAGGGAGAGTTTGGCATCATACTTGACCACGAGAGTTCATCAATTACTTTCAGAGATGATGTCAATCTCAAGTCTGCCCCAAGTTCCAACTACTCTGGAGCATCTGCTCTTCAACCTACTCCTGCTGAGATTATTAGATCTCGTCTCTCTAACTTGGCCAAGTCACTCTTTTCCACCGTCAGTGTTGTCGACCCCATGTATATTGACTACAAGTTAGTTTCGCGTCAAGCTGCTATTGAGCGTGCTTTGGCTGGCCTTGAGGAGGATAATGTTCAAGCTTTGGCCCGTAAGGATAAGATTGAGACTCGCCAAAAGAACGCTGAGTTGGAACAAATTAGAcgtgaggaggaggaagcAAAGAACCGTGCCCTCCAGATTCAACAAGAGCAAGCTGCTGAGCAACAAAGACTTGCTGACGAacagagaaagagagaatTGGAGCGTATTAAGCGCGAACAAGATTCTATTAAGGAGGAggaaaagagaaagatCGCCGAAGAAATTAACAGCAAGGGTATTATTAAGATTGACGTTAACAACTTGGAGGACCTCGACACCAATAAACTGAGATCTATGCAAGTCGAGCAACTtgcaaaagaaaacaaagacCTCAACGAGCGACTACGTATTATTGGCCGTCGTATGGATCATTTGGAGAGAGCCTACAGGCTTGAGGAGATTGAATTCTGGGAGAAGGATGCTGAACTTCAAGAACAGGCCGATATCAAGGCATATGAAGCCAGAAAGAAGGGTATCCTTATCAAATCCAAACAACAGTATGAAGAAGCTGTTAATCTCAAAGCTAGATTGGAGCGTATTGTTCCTGACTACGAGGCATTCcgtgctgctgttgagagCAAGCGTCGTGATCAATTCGAAGCTAAGCGTGCTCGTAACCAAAAGTTACTCGAAGAGGAGAAAAAGGCTCGTATTGCCAAGGTTCGTGCCGACCGTGAACGTGAACAAAAGAGACGAGAGGCTGAAGAGCGTGAACGCGCCGAACAAGCTGCCAGGGATGCTGAGCGTGAAGCTGAAGAGAAACTCAGaagagaagaggaggaaaagaagaaggccCATATTTATAGACCCGGTCGCctttctgctgcttctggtgcaGCTTCCACTAATAGCGGTGAGTCTGCTtctccagctcctgctgcaGCCGCCACTACTGGTAAATATGTCCCAGGCGCCCTTAGAGCAGCTTCCGGTTCTGCTAGTATTCCTGCTTCTGCTAGTGCCGCTagtgctcctgcttctgctggtgccgctggttctgctgcttcggcACCATCTGCCGGTAGATACGTTCCTGGAGCCCTCAGACGGTCTGCTGGAGACGGTAgtgctcctgctactgcctCGCGCCCTCCCCCAGCCTCTGCTACATCACCCGCCTCGGAGTCTACTAGCTCATCTACTCCCGCCCCTCGTAAATACGTGCCTGGAGCATTCTCGAGAAAAGCTTAA